aaaatatatatatatatatatatagcagctATTGTTGACTTTTTTCTTTGTGAGGTGAATAGgggaaaaataaattgatttttttttattgtgagATGATCAGGGGAAAAAGAAATTGATTTTCAAATTCTTTCATTGGGAGGTGAATAGCATCGGAAAAAGaaattgattttcaatttctttcattgagAGGTGAATagcatctatatatatatagcagTTATTTCGTCATTGTGAGGTGAACAGGAGAAAAAGAAATTGATTTTTTTCTTTGTgaggtgaatatatatatatatatatatatatatatatatatatatatatatatatatgcagctAAACTGAAATCATAATgtatgagttcataatttgagtTTAGAGTTGCTACCTTTTACTCTTTGTTCATAAGCAGTGCGATCACATATcattagaattaaattaaattcaaaactAAAAAAGGAGACACAACAGTAatataaatagaattaaaaatcaGAAAATCATACCTTCTTGACTTAATAAGGGATAATCTGATGCACTTTAATGTCACAAATTAATTCCACCTTGAGAAGAAATTAGAATTTCAATTGATAAGCTCAAGAAAGAGACACAATGATGGCAcacaaattgaaaagaaatcaCAGCTTCGATCGAAATAGaagtaagaaaataaaataaggaagATGACAGATTGGAAAGAAATCGATATTTTGATTCAAATAGGAGCAAGAAGATAATATAGTGAAGGACACTGCGTAAatattaaagtagggatattttagtaaaaaaaaattatatagagCAGTTTTAAACAGCTCATATTTTAGAGCTGATAGAATCTGCAGCTGATAGGTATCCTATCAGCTGCCTTTCAGTTATcagctaattttttaaaattttaccaaacactttaaTTCAGCTGTTTGGATACCCATAAGCTATCAGCTGTATTCAACAGCTGAACCAAACACCTCCTTAGTCTCTAAAAATCATAgtgtaattttaaaaaaaaaatataggataaaattataaaaattatgaaaggttgatatttttttttatcatttttcgtAATTTTTATATTCAAGACATTCTGATGATCAAAATATTTACTTTCATTTCTCAGTTACAAAGGGAAAATCATAAGGTGTATTATGAATATAAAaggatttataataaaaaatatattgtaATGCCAACACTTATGATAGACTAAAAATTTAATAGCAAATGATTTTGAAATCTTTAAaaccaattattattattattattatttaaatgaaaaattattatattattacattcatatgaagaatatttaaaagaaaataattaataatcatataagaaatgaaaattgaatttaattttattaggcatataattatttaaaagtttaatgcaaaattaaattatatttaatataaatatttaagaattttatcattaattaaattttatatcattaattaaattttatagtatgatttttaaatataaaaaaaattaaattatattattaaaataaaaaataaataagttgTATAACGTTGCGAGCAAAACaactagttaactaactaaatatGAGaattagttaactaactaaaacTGAAAACAAGCTACTTAAATAAATTCTAGTAATCAAGCTAAACTAATTCAACTATTTCCTTTGctgcaactcttttaattcttctGCTTCTTGCTTTGCTTGATAGTCATGCATGCAAGGAAACTATGCTTTCATTTTTTGGAACAGATTCTACAAACATTCTAGCTTGGATTAATGGATCAAGTGAATGCCAATGGAGAGAAAATCATTTGATAAAGGAAGCTCTGAACTTGATAGCAAATTTACCTCACATCTACTTTTCGCATAGGGAAGAAAATTCCTTGGCTGACAATTTGGCGAACTCAGGTAGAGATAGGGAAGTTGATTTCAGTGCATTTTTGTAACTATGTTGTTCGTGTCATATCTTCTTTAAATGGGTTTGATGAGTCTGTTGCTTATTGGAAGAGTTTGAATTTATTGTTTTGCTGATGGCATTTGACTATATTGAGTTAATGGCCTTTTTGAAGATGAGGGTTCGGAAAGTCTTCTGAATCTAGGTTTCTTGGATTTTTATCTTAGTTGCTGAAATCCTAGGTGTGTGGGCTTGTTTCTTGTTGCCCTTTGTCAAGCTCTTTTTTAAGCTGGATGCAACGAAAGCCCTATTAGGTGGTGTTTAAGATGAGGAGAACCATACTAAAATTTTCCCGACTCTTTTATTCATAAATAAAGATTAGTTTATTAAAAACAAAAGTGTACACATGTGTTATTGTTTTGgcatttttaatgtattttagctTTGATGGGAATTGTAGCTAAATTGATGCTTTATTTTgaaaaatgtaaattatttgttagTTTAATTTGCGTGTAATTTTCCAAATATAAATAGAAATTACACTTAtatataatatgaaattaatttaaaaataatttatttattggaaTTTTTTTCATAGGAATTTTTTTTggtcatataaaaaaataaagaaatataaatataaatatttaatatcttaaaaatatcaaaattaaattattattagtgCTATCAAATACAtttctatatataaataattaaacagTTAATTATCAATTGATTATATATGcggttaatttaaaatattagcatctatatatttcttttttattagGTCTTTTTACGACATATTTTAGGTTGAGTGTATGGAAAAGTTTATCGACTAAAGCTTAGTAAATATGTcgattttaaatttttcttaattttttaaaattattaataaaaatttatgaaactgATAAAAAAAGACTGATGAGAGGCTATCTGATGAAAggacattaaaaatttaatttccatGGATATGTTTAAAATTTATCGTCTGGTTGGGAAAAATGTGCGACAAGATGGATtttacaaaattaattatatgcaacgatttatgaaaaaaaaaaaaaaacaatttatgaattttacaaaaatttacatttaattataattcatcatttttagaataaaatatcATCATGATGAGTAAAACCATATAACAATATAAatgattataaaaatttaatcactCTTTACCCATGCCTTAAAGGCATTCATTAAACAAAACTCATaagtttaatatttatataaaaaacttTGAgccattaaaaattatatatatcttTAAGCCATTAAAATATTTAACTCATGAGATTGCAtggatggaattttttttttcaacatgtATTGATTTAGTTGACCATATCATAAGTAATGTATTATATAATAAGAAGTAGTTATATTCTTTTTTCATTATAAAAATGAATTATCTTAAAATAAGTAGATGAAGAGATTTAAATTCTAGACTTTTTcactttttatatttaaattcgaGACTTTTTCACTTCTTACAtcttaaagataaaaaaaatatcaattaagtTATTCCTGATTGTTTGTAATAAGAAGGTGAatattgaataaataattaaggcAATTTATCCTATAATtacattttttaatttgtttatattaaataaataattttttttaattatgaataGTAAATCTTACAAAATactaaaagaaataaagagtaaattaaaaaaataactcttgaaatttgtcaaaaatatattttaatatattttaatttccaTTATTTGAAAATGAACAATTTCAATTTCGGATATAATTCAGTATATATTAAAAAGTTTATTTGTCCAAAAGGCAATAAAATGagacatttattaaaaaaattaataaaaaaaactatACATCATATTAAAAACTCAAAAATGCCCTTTTTTGACCAATCAATTATTATGAAGATCaaggagttaaaaaaaaaaaagagtcttGAACTCTCTACCTAAAAACCATTGCTTTTTCTCCCCCTCCACCCCAACCCTTATTGCAAACTCGAATCATCATCAAACATCTCCTTGGCCCAATAGCCCCTTATTGTAAATCCAAATCCAACTTCCTCACACTCCCCTCTCTCGCGACTTCCCATACTCTTCCGATATATGCGTGACCCTTTCTAGTTGCCTGCTCCACACCTTTCAATGCCTGTTCTGTTCCTTGGCCATCACCCTGTGAATCATAGTTATAGGTGATTCGTACAGCATTTAGTTTTCAAAGAAAGTCCTTTTGTCAATAGATTTTGATGCGTTTAAAGCTATGATGCACCGATACTCCGATGAAGTTTGCAGAATCAGACACTTCCTCGAAATGTGCACTCACGCGATTTGTGTTCACACATCGAAGCTTgtttaagaaaagaaagaaagagagaaaaatatcCAACATATTTTGATCTTGGACACATATTTGATAGAgggaaattattatttagtttattatGGATTCAATATACAATCACATTGGACTCATATATTTGAATCCTACTATACATCATGTGTCTTGAATTCATGATAAATCGAGTttacataaaaaattttcatagagATTGCACCTTTCTAATACACGTAATTACATAAAATCATATTCAATTTAAAGTCTCAAATAATATCATGTACCAATTATAATAGAAATATGTTGCATTCATGTTTTATAAGGTTTTAGGACACATTTTACctttgtaaataattattttatatagttTTAGTTAGGGGCAGAGACAAAGGATAGCGTTAGCCCCGCCAAAGATTcgcaaaaatttttttaatacatatattaaaatttgatttttttattagtaGTTTctctaattatttataaaaaaaaattttaaatagataTAGTAAATTTTTAGCTTTATTAATTGTTCTcatcaaatttttttattgacTCCCTAATAATTTGTAATTTATATGTTATGATTTAAATTGATATATTAAAATTAGCTGGTtctcattaaataaataaaaaattcaattaaaaattattatcttaattttttatatttacaaattaaaatttatttagtagttattatttaaaaattaaatataaatcaatATAATAATTTCCTATATAATTTAGAatcagatttttcaatttttatttttcctcaatCATTTTATGTTTTAGGGGAAAACATAGCTTAATCAAGCTTCTTGTATCCTTTTGTTTACTATATACGTGCTCTTTCTCTTGGATTTCCTAAAAGTATAtggattaaaaaaatatattttaaattttttgggtttttataaatttataatttttaattctacttatatttaattaatttttttattataattcataataaaattttattaaaaaaactaaaatcagaaaattaatttttttcaaaaaatccTTTTTTCATGTTTTCAAAAAATATACATCGATTTTTATAAAGCAATAcactaaaaaaaaatagaatgcacttttttaatttgatttatttaaaaaaaaccaaaaatttattttttttgtaccTTTCATGTTTTCGAAGAGTTGATGAATATTTAAgtgtttttaattttattttgcatGGCCTTTTCCTCtgagattgattttttaattaattattaaaatatatttctttattataatatataaaaaatataaataataagaacatatattaataaataaaataacatgtaatttaatttctttatggATATATTATTTCTatgattaatttttaatatctaaTATTATAATCTGTATATCTATTTATAATCTAtcattaacatatatatatatatatatatatatatatatatatatatatatatatatatatatatatatatatatatatatatatatatatatatatataagtataaaTGGAGGAAACTTATACATATTTTACATAAAAGTAAttctattaataataatatatagtattcttaactctccataatattttataatttaaatattaaaagactaaaattaaaaataaaattcgaGGGAATAGCTCTATAATTAAAAGAGATTgcctcttttctatgattttaacTTAGATGTTGAGTAGGCTAGTTGTTCAGTTACTGTGGTTCCTTTTTCACGACACTTCATAGGTCTGCATGTTTTGAGCAGTGGAGGTGTGCAATGGAGGCTTACTTGTTTCTACAGTTTTCCGGAAATGACCAGAAGGCGAGATTCCTGGAATCTATTGATACATTCAGCTTCTTTGTCTTCATTGCCTTGGGTGGTTTTGGGCGATTTCAATGATTTGCTGTGGTTGGAAGATAAGAGAGGTGGTGTTTATCATCCGCAATCTTTGATGCAGGGGTTTCGGGACACTGTAGCGAGATGTTTGCTCTATGATATTCCTTTGTTGGGTTTTCAATTTACTTGGGAGTGTGGAAAACGTTCGGACCATTGGGTGCAAGAGAGGCTGGATATAGGGCTCTTGCTACTAATTTTTGGCTTGAGTTGTTTCCTTCTTTTAAGCTGCATAACTTGACGAGTTCTACTCTGGACCACACGCCTTTGCTGCTGGTTACTAACTCAAGTAAGTGGATGGGTCAGGTTCAGCGTTTTAGGTTCGAGAATAGCTGGCTGTTACATTCTTATATAGCTGATGTTATTGATGATAGTTGGCAGTCTTcggttcatgaagatattcttcaTAGGATTCAGTTATGTGGGAATTGCTTATGGGGTTGGAGCAAGACAAAAACAGTGGATTTTAAAGGTGAGTTGAATCGTCTTCATCAGTCTTTGGCTATGTAATGCTGACGCTAATTACGAGCAACAGCTGAATCAATGAATACGGTGTTGGCACATGAGGAGTTATATTGGAAACAACGGGCTACAAACTTCTGGTTGTGTGATGGGGATGCCAATACAAGGTTCTTTCATTTACAAGCCTCTGCACGGAAGCGTAATTACTTTATTCATGGTCTGCGGAATGATTTGGGGGAGTGGATTGACGTCCTATCTGGTATGGGTTCTCTTATTTATGATTATTTTCATAATCTATTTTCGGCTTCTTTAGCGAATTATGGAGTCACTAGCCTTGTTTCTACTAAGGTGTCATCAGAGGATAAACATTTTTTATTGGCTCCATTTGAGCATGATGAATTTAGGAGGGCGCTGTTTCAGACGCACCCGGATAAAGCTTCAGGTCCGGATGGTATGAACCTAGCTTTCTTTCAGAAATTCTGGAATTTAATTGGAGATTTGGTGGTGTCTAGTTATAAGGCGTGGCTAGCAAGTAATGTTTTTCCTGTTTCATTAAATGAGACGATCATAGAGTTGATACCTAAAAAAGAGAATCCTAGTACTGTTAGAGATTTGAGGCCTATTTCGTTGTGTAACGTTCTTTATAAAATTATCTCTAAGGTTTTAACTAACCGTTTGAAACTTCTGTTGCGAAGGATTATTTCTTTGTCACAATCTGCTTTTGTTCCTGGTCGTTTAATCACGGATAATGTCATGGTGGCGTTTCAAATTATTCACCATATGAAGCGTAAGACGAGGGGCAATAAGGGTAAGGCAGCGCTGAAAATTGATATTAGTAAAGCCTATGACGGGGTGGACTGGAACTATTTGAGACATATTGTGCTTCGTTTGGGTTTTGATGGAAGATGGGTTGATCTCATTATGCAGTGTGTAACTTCTGTGACTTATAAAGTGGCTATTAATGGGTCTGAGATTGGGCCTATAGTTCCTCAACCTGGCTTATGGTAAGGAGATCCATTGTTTCCGTATTTGTTTATTTTATGTGCCAAGGGACTCTCTACACTATTTGATAGAGCTAAGCGTAGAGGAGATGTTCATGGTAGCCAAGTTTTGAGAAATAGTCTAGGGGTGTCACATTTGTTCTTTGCAGATGATAGCTTTTTCTTCTTCAAAGCATCGTCTGTGGAGGCTTCCAATGTGCGAAATATTTTAACATTGTATGAGCAAGCTTCTGGTCAAGCTATCAACTTTCAGAAGTCAGGTATTTTCTTTAGTGCCAATACTTCTGCTCAAAATCGAAATGATGTTTGTTCTATTTTGAATGTTTCAAGCCCAATTGATCATGGTTGTTATTTGGGGTTACCATCTTTGATAGGGAAGAATAAGAGACAggttttttcatttttaaaagagTGTTTATGGAAGAGAGTGGCTGGTTGGAAAGGGAAATTTTTATCTAGGTCCGGTAAGGAGATTTTGTTAAAATTCATTGCCCAGGCTATTCCTTCCTATTGCATAAGTGTTTTTTACATACCTGTTTCTACTTGTGAGGAGCTTGAGCATATGATGAACTTCTTTTGGTGGGGTAGTAAAGCTAATGGTGGGAGAGGTATTCATTGGATGTCATGGGTTCACATGTGCCATAAGAAAAGTGAGGGAGGGATGGGTTTTAGGAatcttaatttctttaatttggCCATGTTGGGTAAGCAGGGATGGCAGTTAATTGTCAATCCAATTATACTTCTAGGAAGGATCATTAAAGCTAAATATTTTTTGAGGGATGATTTTTTACATGCTCAAGAGGGATTTAATCCTAGTTTTGCTTGGAAGAGTCTATTGCATGCTCAAGATGTGTTAAAGAGAGGAATTAGATGGAGGGTGGGGAATGGGAGAAGAATTAATGTGTGGAGCGATCCATGGCTGCCTAGAGGacataatttttatttagatACTCCTATGGTGAATGGTCTTGAAGAGCTTACAGTCCACAATTTAATTAAAGTCAATGAGCAGCGTTGGGATTTTCCTACTTTGCAAGGTATTTTTGTTCCTTCGAATGTTGAGGAAATAATGAAAATTCCAGTCACTTTATTGCCTCATGCTGATCAAAAAATTTGGCATTGGTCTAAGAAGGGTGTTTACATAGTGAAATCTGCTTATCATTTGCTGATGGGCAATAACCTTTTTTTGCCTGCTACATTGTTGACTTTTGAATGGAAGAAGTTATAGAAAGTTAAAGTTcctccaaaaattgagaattttatttggagAGCTTTGCATAATGACTTGCCTACAAGGGTGAACTTGAAGAGTAAGGGCATAGATTTATCTATTATATGTCCTTTTTGTTCTGACCCAGAGGACTCTGACCATGATTTGCTGCATTGTTCGATTGCTTTGGATTGTTGGGCGGTTCAAGGTGTAAACTCAGCTAGTCTTTCGTATGTTTCCTTTGTATTGGATACATTACAGCTGGGTGATGTTGTTCTAATTACTTGACGTCTCATGTTGTTTTGGGCACTTTGGTCCAAACGCAATTATCTGGTTTAGCAAGGGCATAATTATACTTCTTTGGGTGTGAATTACTTGGCAGGAGACATGTTGAAAAACTGGGAAAATGCTCAGCAATTAACCTTGCAAGTGGCTTCTAATCATGTTTGTCCTTGTACAAGCGCTGAGATTTGGAAACCATCGCCCTCAGGCCTGCTAAAGTGCAATCTAGATGTAGGCTTATTTAGAGCTGAAAACAAGATATCAATGGGGAGCATAGTTTGGGATGAGCAGGGTTggttttgttgtcccaaaatagtccaagagggggttgAATTGGACttaaacaatttttcggcccttactTGTAGCCTAataaaaaattgtggctttgttcaactaggtgctcctaTATATATAGTGAAAGTGATATGTGTTTCAAGAATATGTCCCTAAATTGtaattcaagcctcaatcaatatttatagcaatttttaacataacatgcatcacaaaatattcaattaatttctcaacctactcaatatatcttcaagtatatcaactcaatctattcaatcaacgttcaatatcatgcatagaaattaaattacacAAAGGTAAAGAGATTAAGGCTAGAaaaatcaaacacaatgatttttatagtggttcagcttaactagcctacatccactctctcaaagaaccctctttgagttttctctccactatttgctcttttaaaggcaagagaccaaaagcctttTACAAATTCTTCATCactaagcttttaccaaggtagcttggaCCCTTAACAAGTGttatctcaagcactcacactcacaagcttcaataggtgcttgtacaacctctcttaaatgtaatttaatgttttaacactcactctcactcaatacaaatcaaactataaagaagagatgagttgatttgccaatggtagctcaaacactttaaagctcttgaatgaaagcaataaatgaaaaatcaagattagAGTACAATTGTAaactttcatcaagtgtaaaatgaagtaaagaaagtGTATTTATAGTTTCAAATCATTTTAGACTATTTGAAACCTTTTTGAAATGTTATACACTTTGTTCTAGGCAAAATAaccattattttgtctttttgtacGAAGTAgagcaactctgatcatttagcaaactaatgaaatttttgaCAACAATAGTAAACTAGTTAGCAAACTATAATTTTAGCAAaaacattagcaaactaatattttagcaaacaagttagcaaactaatttaccagatgcttgttttaaattgtaatctttaaaaatctaatttagaccttaagagaaatatatattccaatagcaatatccaaggtcatgaagagagaaaattttataaagtaattgaaagaaaaattaattttgagctcCAATTGACTAAAACTTTtatctattctttttacacaagtcctaagactcaattcctaactctatgactttcatacatTTACTTCGAGTCTTAACTTTTATAATCTTATTCTTTCTCAACTTGGATtcatcttgagatgcctttgagtgCCCTTCCTTCTTAGATGCAACCTCAATGTTTCTTCATGAATAggagaaagaatctacacattACTTGAAATTAAGTTAGatagattctagttgagttttgttatcatcaaaatcaatgctcattttgagctacacggggttaaCAATCTCCCTCTTTTTgaagatgacaaaactcaattgaatcatcaatcaagaataaataaaagTGTGTGTAAGTTTATGTATAACCAAGCATATTAGTATGCGAAAATTACTCCCCCTCAATGTATGCACACAAGTTTAAAAGATAAAAGTATTAATAGCTATACAAGACTCCCCCTGAATTTATGCTGCAAAACATATTCATAAGATATCCATAATTTCAATATGTAAAATATTAAACTTAATAGTTTGCACAAATAAGCCACAATAGTTTGCATACACATTTCTAAAACATAAGCATACAtccattttcaaaatataagcaCACATCCATTTTCCCAAAACAAAAGCACACatccattctccccctttttgtcattagccaaaaaggaaacaggagataTTAATCCAAAAAGAACCAAGTAAGCGTTAACTAAAAAACAGTAAGGTAAACAGTAGCAAACTGAAAAACAGTAAGGTAAACAGTAGTAAACATATTAGTaaactaaaaaagaaaaatagatcATTTTCTAAACATTAAGCCTTTTGCTCCTTCAAACAGCTTTGGAAGGCACTATCTTTTTCTTAGAGGGTTTGGCAGCAGGTGGCTGAGAGACTTGGACACCTAAAGTATCATGAGAATCATGCTCCTGTGATTCATCCTCATCAGATGAGCTTTGAAGAGCAGCAGCCAGAGACTGATATGGATTGGACACTATAGACTTAACTCTTTTCTTACTCTTCTTAGCCTGAGAAGCTTCAGCTACAGAAAGTTTAGGTGGAGCACTCTCCTCCTGATCCTTTAGAGAATCTTCCTTCTTCTATGTAGACTCAACTACAGGTTCTCCAATTTGTTCACTCAGGAGGTTCAATTGCAGGTTCTACAACCTGTTCACTATCATGCTCAACAGTAGGTTCAACTGCAGGTTCTACAACATGTTCACTATCATGCTCTACAGCAGCAGTAGACTCACCAAGCTCAGTGCCTTCCCACTCAACATTACCATGATCAAATGCACTACCATCATGAGTAGAAGGATCACCTGCATGTGCATCAGTCTCAACTCTAGTTGCAAAATCAGTTCCCTGTGCCTGCTTAAGATCTGCAATCTGTTTCtttaactcctcattttgagtaagTAAATGACTTACTTTGTAATCAATAATATCCACAAATTTCCTCAGAAGTTCAATAGACTGATTTGAAGTACTGAATTTCTCATTAATAAATGTTCTTAGTccttgaagctcactcataaTCTCACTTTTGAAATCTGAATCAACTTTGGCTTTAGAAGATCCACCTTTTTCAAAACGTTTCTTTCTGCCATCATTATCAGAAtgaatttctctaagcacaatTAAATCTGCCCTAGAATTCCCCTTAGAGacatttatatccaattctctaaaCAAGGCAGTTAAGAGGTGTGCATAGGGTAATTTACCAATTCCATAAGCTTTACACATATTTTTGAAAATCAAATAGGCCAAATTCATTCTCACTTTGTTAATAATATGCCACATGATGCACATATCCAAATAACTCAAATATCCATAGCTGCTAGATTTAGGACAAAATATATaattcaccatactgtgaataatCTTAATGTGTTGAagggctttagtgctagtgggttTTTCACTAGTGGCAGTGTTAGCGGGAAAAACTTCACTTTCAAATTCAGTCAAATTAAAACCTGGAACTCTAGCAACATCTCTATGAGCAGAAATTCTATTTCCATCATTCGGCAATTTTAAGGCTTTGGCAATCAACTCAATAGAAACCATATACAATTTGTCATTCAAAGAAACCTTAAATCTATCTTCTTCATCGACAACTTTTAAAGTTCTATAAAATTCTTGGACTAGTCTAGGATAATAAACATCAGTACATTCACACATAGTCAgccattcttgaaattcaaagagtTCCTTAAATTGAAAATCAACCTGATCAAAATTATCCCATTTTATGAACTTACAGTCTAGAAGCGCTTTGTCAACAAGAGAACCCGATGATTTTGAAGCACCCTGTTCACACTGAATGTCAATCCCACGCACTTTCCTTCCCCTTTTCTTTTCTGGTGTTGTCACCGCAGGTTCAACATCCTCAGATGGGTCAGAGGATACACTGTTGGAATCAGTTTTTGGTGTTTTCCtcttttccttcaatttcttctttAAGGCAGCAACTGGGAGTTCTTCAGATGAAGAGGAGGACGACGAGGCTGCGGCTGGGGTTTTTCTTGAACCGATAAGAAGGTGAGAGAGTAGTCAggtatggaaaaaaaaaatactgatGGGTTGAGGTTTCGTGTAGCAGTGGATGTAaaattgatttttcttgagtCCCGCACTTTCCCTCTT
This is a stretch of genomic DNA from Hevea brasiliensis isolate MT/VB/25A 57/8 chromosome 12, ASM3005281v1, whole genome shotgun sequence. It encodes these proteins:
- the LOC131171151 gene encoding uncharacterized protein LOC131171151 yields the protein MTRRRDSWNLLIHSASLSSLPWVVLGDFNDLLWLEDKRGGVYHPQSLMQGFRDTVARLWKTFGPLGAREAGYRALATNFWLELFPSFKLHNLTSSTLDHTPLLLVTNSSKWMGQVQRFRFENSWLLHSYIADVIDDSWQSSVHEDILHRIQLCGNCLWGWSKTKTVDFKAESMNTVLAHEELYWKQRATNFWLCDGDANTRFFHLQASARKRNYFIHGLRNDLGEWIDVLSGMGSLIYDYFHNLFSASLANYGVTSLVSTKVSSEDKHFLLAPFEHDEFRRALFQTHPDKASGPDGMNLAFFQKFWNLIGDLVVSSYKAWLASNVFPVSLNETIIELIPKKENPSTVRDLRPISLCNVLYKIISKVLTNRLKLLLRRIISLSQSAFVPGRLITDNVMVAFQIIHHMKRKTRGNKGKAALKIDISKAYDGVDWNYLRHIVLRLGFDGRWVDLIMQCVTSVTYKVAINGSEIGPIVPQPGLCFFFFKASSVEASNVRNILTLYEQASGQAINFQKSGKNKRQGWQLIVNPIILLGRIIKAKYFLRDDFLHAQEGFNPSFAWKSLLHAQDVLKRGIRWRVGNGRRINVWSDPWLPRGHNFYLDTPMVNGLEELTVHNLIKVNEQRWDFPTLQGIFVPSNVEEIMKIPVTLLPHADQKIWHWSKKGVYIVKSAYHLLMGNNLFLPATLLTFEWKKL